DNA from Amycolatopsis sp. DSM 110486:
CTGCACCGTCCGGCTTTCGGCTTCGGAGGTGGAAGTGCGTGACGACGGGGTGGGCGCGGTGGCTTCTTCGGGCAACGGTCTGGACGGGTTGCGCTCACGCGTCGCCGAGGCGGGTGGGCGGATGGAGGCCGGGCCGGCGCAGCCGCGGGGGTGGCGGCTGTGCGTGTCGATGCAGGCTCCGCGTTCGAAGAACGGAGCGGCGGCATGACCATCCGCCTGCTGCTCGCCGACGACCAGGCCCTGGTGCGCCAGGCGTTGTGCGCCCTGCTGGAGCTGGAGGACGACTTCGCGGTCGTCGCGTCGGTCGGCCGCGGTGACCAGGTGGTGGACGCGGCGCTGGCGGAGCAGCCGGACGTCGCGTTGCTGGACATCGAGATGCCGGGCCTCGACGGCCTGGCCGCGGCGGCCGTGCTCGCCAAGAAAGCGCCGGGCTGCCGCGTGGTCATGCTGACCACGTTCGGGCGCGCGGGCTACCTGCGGCGCGCGATGGAGGCGGGTGCCGTCGGGTTCGTGGTGAAGGACGCTCCGGCCGAGACGCTGGCCGACGCGATCCGCCGCGTGGTCGCCGGTGAGCGCGTGGTGGATCCGGCGCTGGCCGTCGCGACGCTGGCGGCGGGGGAGTCGCCGCTCACTGCGCGCGAGCGCGACGTGCTGATCGCCGCCCGGTCAGGGGTCTCGGTCGCCGAGATGGCGGCCACGCTGTACCTGTCGGAGGGCACGGTGCGCAACTACCTGTCGGCGGCGATCGCCAAGACGGGCACGCGCAACCGGATGGAAGCGCTGCGGGTCGCCGACGAGCGCGGCTGGCTGTGACAGCCTGTGCCGTCCCCCGCCGTGGGTACCCACGGTGTGGCGAGGTGCCGTCCGGAAAAGAGGGACAACCTGGAACTCGTTCGGGAAACATCCGACGAGAGAGGCAGGAACCCGATGACCGACAAGAAGATCATTGCCGTGGTGGGGGGCGACCGGTTCGCAGGGCGGTGGTCTGGCCCGTGCGATCCTCGACGACCCGCAGGGACCGTTCAGCCTTCGTGCGCTGACCCGTGACGTCGAGTCCCCGGCGGCGAAGGAGCTGGCGGCGCGCGGGGCGGAGGTCGTGGCGGCCGATCTCGACGACGAGACGAGTGTGCTGCGCGCGTTCGAAGGCGCGTATGGCGCGTACGTGGTCACGAACTTCTGGGTCCAGCGCACCCCCGAGGAGGAAGCGGCGCGCACGCGGGCGCAGATGGAGCTCGACCAGGCGGAGATCGCCGCGCGCGCCGCGAAGAAGACCGGTCTGAAGCACGTGGTCTGGTCCACGCTGGAGGACACCCGCCCGCACTTCGAACACCAGGGCCTCGAGCTGCCGACGCTGCTCGAGAAGTACACGGTGCCCCACTTCGACGCCAAGGGCGAGGGCAACCGGTTCTTCACCGAGCACGGCGTGCCGACCACGTTCCTGGAGACGACGTTCTACTACGAGTCGCTCCTGCAGGGCCAGGGCGTGCACCGCGGCGCCGACGGCAAGCTCGCGCTGACCAACCCGATGGGCGACTCCGTGATGGCGCTCGTCGCGTCGGAGGACATCGGCCGCACGGCCTACGGCATCTTCCTGGCGGGCCCGACGTACATCGGCCGCACGGTCGGCCTCGCCGGCGCGCACTACACGGGCGTCCAGCTGGCGGAGCTGTTCACGAACGTGCTGGGCGAGGAGGTCGTCTACCGGCCCCAGACCCACGACGAGGCCCGCGCCGCCGGCTACCCGGGTGCGGTCGAAGTCGGCAACATGTACCAGTTCTACGCAGACGCCGCCGACTCGTTCGTCGAGTCCCGCGACCTCGAGCGCGTGCGCCGCATCAACCCGCGGCTGACGTCGCTGGAGGAGTGGCTGCGGGAGCACAAGTCGGAGCTGGTGACCGACTGAAGCCCGCTCCGGGCCACCGTGCGACGTCGTCGGGGGACGGTGCGCGGTGGTCCGGGTTTCGTGCGGTGGCGGTGAGGCGCCGCCGCACGAAACCCGGAACGCTCGCCGGCGGGGCTGGTCGCGCTGTGCCGCCGGCGAGCACTTCCGGGTTCGCCGGGCGAAAACGTCAGTCCCAGGTGGCGGTCTCCGGGTCGACGCCGTGGGCCGCGGCGTTCGCGTTGATCACCTCGCGCAGCCACGGCGCCAGGTCCGGCGAGAACCCGCTGTAGTAGCCCGCGAACCCCTCGTCCTCCGCCAGGAGCCGGCCGAGGCAGACGTGGCGGGCGTGGGGGCAGTCGAAGTACGTCGTCATGGACGCGCGGTGGCGTTCGGCCAGATCGTTGGCCTCGGCCGAGCCCGGGGTGACGCCGGTCTGGTGGGCGGTCGCCAGGTCGGCGTTCAGCTTTTCGACGCGCGCCACCACTTCCTGCCAGTCGGCGGGGCTCAGCTTGGCGGCGCGTTCGGTGTACTGGGTCCACTGAGGACTGTCGCCCCAGCGGGTTTCGGCTTCACCGACCCATTCCGGGCGCCAGTCGGAGCCGAAGATCTCCACCTGTTGTTCCGGGGTGAGCCGGATGCCGGTCTTCGCGGCGGCCAGCATGCGATCGACGGCCGACACCATCGTCTCCAGACGGGAAATCCGGTCGACGAGCTCGGTGCGCTGGCGCCGAAGATGCGCACGGGCGTCGACGGCCGGGTCGTCGAGCAGGCGGCCGATCTCGGCGAGCGGGAAACCCAGCTCGCGGTAGACGAGGACCCGGTGCACCCGGGCGATGTCGTCGCCCGAGTACACCCGGTACCCCGCAGACGTGCGCTCGCTCGGGCGCACGAGACCGATCGCGTCCCAGTGGTGCAGCGTCTTCACGCTGACCCCGACGAGCGCCGCTGCCCGGCCGACAGTGAGGCCTTCGCTCATCAGGCCAGTGTGGCTCACCCGCGCGGAATGTCGAATCCGACGGCCCGCAGTTCGTCGGCCTGGGCGCCGTCCGGGTCGATCGGCCGGGCGGCGGTGAGCACGATCCGCACCCGTTCGGGTGTCTCCACCGTGAGCTCGACGGAGTTCCACGGCTTCTCCTCCGGGCCACTCGTGCAGCCCGGCCGCAGCTGTTCGCACCGCGCGGCGACCTCGTCGATCTGGGAGAGGACGCACGAGAAGCTGATGGCCAACGCGGAGCCGGGCGTGACTTCACCCGGCACGAGCAGCACGTCCTGGAACGCCCACCGCCGCAGGTGGGTGAGCCGGCCGGGAATGGAGAAAAGGTCGATGAACCCGAGGCCGCGCAACCAGAAGTCCTTGGACTCCTCGAGGTCGGCCGTCGGGATCATCGGGAACATGGGCATGCCGTAGATGCCGCGGTAGGGCTCCGGCGCGATCGCGTCGAGGGCCGGCATCGGGACGGGGCTGGTGTATTCGTTCACGCCTTCGATGCTCGACCCTCCTGTGACGTCAGGGTCAAGGCCGAAGCAGGATCCGGATCGGGTCGCCTTCGTGTTCGCGCAGGCGCCGCACCCCTTCGGCGGCCTCCTCCAGCGGCAGGATCGCGCTCACGGAGCCCGACACGTCCAGCCGCCCGCGGGCGACCAGCTCCACCAGGTCGGACAGGTGCTTCATGCGATAACCGAGGTGCCCGACGACGGTGTGGCGCCGCCGCACGAAGTTCAGCTCGGCCCCCAGGTCCAGGTGGTCGGGCGACATCCCGACGAGCACCAGCCGGCCGCGGTGGCCGAGCGCGCGGTCGGCCTGCTTGACGCTGGCACCCCGGCCGACGCAGTCGAACGCGACGTCGAGCCCGTGACCACCGGTGATCTCGGCGAGCTTGTCGGGAGTCGCTTCGTCGAGCGGGTCGAGCGCGAAGTCGGCGCCGAGGCCGAGCGCGCGTTCGCGGGCCGCCGGCAGTGGGTCGAGCGCCACGATCGGCGACGCGCCGCAGAGGCGCGCGAGCTGCACCAGGTGCGTGCCCAGCCCGCCGAGACCCCAGATCCCCACGGCCTCCGCGGGGCGCAGCCCGGCCGTGTCGACGGCGCCGTACGGGGTCGAGACCGCGTCGGCCAGCACCGCGGCCTGCTCCAGCGGCACGTGCTCCGGCACGCCGACCAGCGTCGTCGCGGGCGTGACCACGTACTCGGCCCAGGCGCCGTCGTAGTCGAAGGCCATGATCTCGAGCTTTTCGCACACGTCGATCCCGCCGCCCTGGCGGCATTCGCGGCACGTGCCGCACGGGCGGCCCGCGGCCACGACCACGCGGTCGCCCGGCGACCAGAAGCCGACCTCCTCGCCGACGGCGGCGACAGTTCCGGCCGTCTCGTGTCCAGGCGTGATCACCGGCAGTTTCGGGGTGAAGTGCCCGTCGAGCTGGGTCAGGTCCGAGTGGCAGATCCCGCACGCCGCGACCTTGACCACGACCTCACCGCGCCCCGGGGCCGGCACGGGCACCGTCTCCACGCTCAGCTTCTTCGACGCCGCGTCGAACCGCGCCGCTCGCATCGTGGCCGGCAGGCCGCTCATGGGAACTCCTCTTCTGGTCGGCTTATGCGCCGACACTAATGATCAGCGGCCGCCAAGATCAACGACCGCTGACCGTCCGTACCGGCATCCGTGCACCGGACTGTCCTGAGTGGACTATTCGAGCGCCGCGGTGAGCTCCAGGTGGATGCCGTCGGGATCGTTGACCGACAGGATCGCGATGCCGAACGCGGGCAGCTCGCGGATCGTGCCATGCACGACGTCCGTGGCGTCGAGGCGCTCCTGCGCTTCCCGCAGCCGGGCCATCGAGCCGAGCTGGAAGCTCAGGTGGTCGAGGCCGACACGTTCGGACTCGAACCGGTCGGCCTTCTCGGCCACCGGACGCAGGCCGAGGATCAGGTTCTCGTTGGCGAGCACGACTCCGCCGTAGAGCGCGTCGCGGTCGGCCCGGATGGCCGGGTCGTCCGGGCTGCCCGGCGATTCGGCCGCGACGCCGAAGCCGAGCACCTCGGTGTAGAAGGCGCGCGAGCGGTCGAGGTCGGTCACGGTGAGCCGCAGGTGGTGGACGCCGCCCAGGGCGCTGAGGATCGGCATGGTGGCCGCCTTCCGGTTCGGCCCGCCACCCCCTCGGGGACGGTGCCTGGTTCGAACGCTAGGTCCACAGTGGTCACGTCGGAAGTGTCGGTTCCGACGCGTTCGGAACCGTTCCCGACATGGACGTCGCGGTGTTCGTCGTCGATGGCGTGGCTGATTTCGGCCTCACCGCGGTGCTGGAAGTGCTCCGGACGGCCAACGGACTCGCCTCTGACCTGCCGGATCCGCCGCGTCCGTTCGGCATCCGCACGGTGTCCGCCGGTGGCGCCGTCCGCTCGGCCCACGGGTACACGATCCCCGCGGAACCCGTGAAAACCGTGTTGGCCGAAGGTCCCGACCTGCTGCTGGTGCCCGCCGTCGAAATCCCGCAGCCCGAAGCGCTCGTGCGCGAGGTCAGCGGGGCCTCGGGCCGCACCGTGGTGCACGCCCTCAACGCCGCGCGCGAAGCCGGCGTCCGCGTGGCCGCGGCCTGCACGGCCACGTTCTACCTAGCCGAGGCCGGCGTGCTCGACGGTGTGCGCGCCACCACCAGCTGGTGGCTCGGCCCGATGCTGCGCCGTCGCTACCCGCGCGTCGAGGTCGACGAGACGCGCACGCTCTGCGTCGGTGAGGACGTGATCACCGCGGGCGGGGCGCTCGCGCACCTGGATCTGGCGTTGTCGCTGGTCGCGGCCTCCAGCCCGGCGCTGGCCGACCTCGTGAGCCGCTACCTGCTCATCGGCAACCGCACCACGCAACAGGACTTCGCGGCCCCGGAGATCCTCGCGCGCGGCAACCCGCTGGCCGCCGCGTTCGAACGCCGCGTGCGGTCGCGGCTGGGGGAGTCGTTGCAGGTGGCGGCGTTGGCGGGCGAGCTCGGCGTGACCGAACGCAGCCTGCAACGCACCCGGCAGGCCGAGCTGGGGATGTCGCCGCGCGAGTTGATCACAGAGATCCGGCTGCAGCGCGCGATTCACCTGCTGCGCACCACCGGCTTGACCGTCGACGCCGTGGCCGCCCGCGTCGGTTACCTCAACGGCGGCACGCTGCGGACGCTGATCCGCCGCCGGCGTGGTCTGAGCGTCGGCGAGGTGCGTGGCTCAGGCTCGCCGTGGCTCAGTGCTCCGCTGCCGGTGCCTTCGCCGGACTGACCGGCATCATCACGGCCGGGCCGAGGGCGCTCCATCCCGGCACCGGCGCGACCTGCGGTTCGAGGTGCTGCCCGAGCCCTTCGCCCGAGTGGTTCCGCAGGTACCGCAGGCCCCGGCGGAAGCGGCGGTAGGTGCGCGCGGCGATCAGCCCGACGAGCCCGAACACGATCCCGCCCGCGACGTTGGTGTGCGACGCGGGGCCGGTCAACACGAGGTCGGGCAGCGCGGGGAAGAAGGACATCACCGCGATCGTCAGGCACGCGATGGCGACCACGAGCACGAACACCGGTGCCTTGAACCCGGGGCTGCCGCCGGCCATCGCGGTGGCGCCGGCGCGGACGTCGGCGACGGCCTCGCCGTGGCGCTGCACCGCCACCGCGCGGTCGGCGTTGTTCTGGCCGGCGAGCTTCGGGTCCTTCCGCGCCTGCTCGGCCCGGGCGACGACGAGGTCGAGCACCTGCTGCGGGTTCGCGTGCTCCAGGTGCAGCAGCCACTGCCGCCCTTCACCGGCCACGCGCAGCACCGTCTGGTCGCCGACCTGGCCGAGTTGGGCGTAGGCGAGCTCGCTGTAGAGCAGGCCGGGACCGTTGGCGCGCGCGTTGCCGAGCTTGCCGGTGCTGCCGTGCACGAGCCGGTCCCACTGGACGAGCAGTCGGCCGTCGGTCAGGCGCACCACCACCTCCGTGCGGGCGCCGGCCAGGTCGCGCCCGAGCGGCCGGTTGAGCACGAGCTGCGCGAGGCGACCGCACCCGTACGCCACGACCACGGCGACCGGCGCCGCGACGAGCCCTCGCCAGCCCTCGCCGAAGCCGACGGCCATCTGGATCGCCCCGGCGGAGAGCAGCTCGAACCCGAGCAGCAGCCCGCACCACCCGAGCGCCACCGGCCACACCGTCGGGCGCCGGTGGTATACGAGCACGAAGCCCAGCACCAGCAGCACGTACGGGCTCAAGCCCCGCAGCACCGCCAGCGCGTCCAGCCCGGGTGTCGTGCTCCACCCGAACGCCGCGAACGGCCCCAGGAGCCCCACGAGCACCAGCACTCCCGCGGCGATCCGACGCACCGCCATTCCCGGCCCCGAGGGCAGTGATTCCACCACCGCGCCACCTTGCCACGACAGAGGCTCCCCGCGTGGGTGATCTGTCGTATGCGAACTGTCTATTGTGGACATTTCTGGCGGGTGAATCCCGGATTACCTTGTCGTAGTGGTGCAACCACGAGGCGTCACGCGGAGAAAGGCGCGGTGTGATCTGGGAAGGATGTCGGAATAGGCGAGCCCCGTTCGTCGTAGGAGTGAGGTGGCTACCGACTGAGGGAGATGCTGTGACGAACAGGCTGGAAGCCGCACCCGGCGCAGGAGTGTCCGCTGGGGGCGGACAGCTCAAGCTGGTGCTGATCCTGGGTGTCCTCGTGGCACTCGGCCCGCTGTCCATCGACATGTACCTGCCCGCGCTGCCGACCATCGCGCAGGACCTGCTCACGTCCGAGTCCACCATCCAGCTCACGCTGACCGGCACCGTGCTCGGGCTGGCGCTCGGGCAGCTGCTGGTCGGGCCGCTGTCCGACGCGTTCGGACGGCGGATCCCGCTCATCACCGGCAGCTTGATCCACGTCGCCGCCTCGCTGCTCTGCCTGGTGGCGCCGAACGTCGAGCTGCTCACCGGCGCGCGCATCCTGCAGGGCCTCGGCGCCTCCGCGGGCGCGGTGCTGGCGCTGGCCGTGGTGCGTGACCTCTACACCGACCGCAACGCGGCGAAGCTGCTGTCGCGCCTGATCCTGGTGATGGGTGTGTCGCCGGTGCTCGCGCCGACGCTCGGCAGTGCCCTGCTGAGCTGGACCGAGTGGCGTGGCGTGTTCGTGGTGCTCGCCGTGATCGGGCTCGCAAGTGCGATCGCCGCGGCGCTGGCCCTGCCGGAGACGCTGCCGAAGCAGCGCCGCCAGCCGTGGGAGCTCAAGGCGACGGTCCGCTCGTACCGCGGGCTGCTCACCGACCGCTCGTTCATCGGCCTGGTGATCGTGGCCGGCCTCGCGATGGCCGGGCTGTTCGCGTTCATCAGCGGCGGCTCGTTCGTGTTCCAGCAGGAGTTCGGTCTCAACCAGCAGCAGTTCGGCCTGCTCTTCGGCGCCAGCGCGATCTGGCTGATCGCCGCGACGCAGGTCAACGCGCGGCTGATGAACCGATACGAGCCGGCTCAGGTGCTGGTCGTCGCGAGCGTGGCGGCCGTCGTGGCCGCGGCGGTCCTGCTGGTCACGGCGCTCACCGGCTTCGGCGGGATGTTCGGCGTCGCGGTGCCCGTGTGGGCGGTGCTGTTCTTCGCCGGCCTGATCCTGCCCAACGCGCCCGCGGTCGCCCTCAACTCCCACGGTGACAACGCCGGCACCGCGGCCTCGCTGCTGGGTGCCGTGCAGTTCGGCATCGGCGCGGCCGTGTCGCCGGTCGTGGGCCTGATCGGCAACAACGCCGCCGCCATGGGGATCGTGATGTTCAGCGGCATCCTGCTGGCCGGCGTCGTCCTGTGGGTTGTTGCCCGGCCGTGGGAGCTCACGGTCCCGGACGAGTCGGCCGGCGACGAGCGGGTGACCGAGCCCTCGGCCCAGCCCGAGCCCAAGGCCGTCGCCTGCGCCGACGCGGTCTGACCGCCTCACGATTGCGGGCATTCTGCCCTCCCTGCCAGGCAGGCTGTATCAAAGGGGCACCAACGAGTCAATAGCCCATCGCGCAAGCGATCAGCCCGTTCGGCGCTGCTAGCTTGACGCGGTGAGTAATCCGCTGATCGCGCCGACGCAAGACTCCACCAAGGCGTATTCGGGTATTTCGCTGCTGGAATCCGCGAATGACTTGTCGACGGCCATCGAGTCGGGTGACTGGGCGTCGGTGGCGATGGGTGCGGTCGGGACGGCGCTGGATGCGTTGTCGATGGCGATGGACCCGTTCGGCGCGATCCTGGCGGCCGGTGTGTCGTGGTTGATGGAGCACGTCGGTCCGCTCAAGGACGCGCTCAACGGGTTGACCGGCAACGCGGATCAGATCAAGGCGCAGTCGGAGACGTGGGGCAACGTCGCGAAGGAGCTGGGTAGCGTCGCCTCCGACCTCAACGACGCGATCAACGCGGATCTGCAGTCGTGGTCCGGTTCGGCGTCGGACGCCTACCGGCAGCGGGGGCAGGATCTGGCGACGTCGTTGCAGGCGGCGCAGAAGGGCTGTGAAGGCGCCTCGTCCGGGGTGAAGACCGCGGGCGAGGTGGTGGCCGCGGTCCGCACGCTGGTGCGCGACATCATTTCCGAGCTGATCGGGCACATGATCAGCTGGGCGTTGCAGGTCGTGTTCACCCTGGGCATCGGTTTGGCCTGGGTGGTGCCGCAGGTCGTGAGCGCGGTGGCGAAGACGGCGTCGCAGATCACCGGCCTCGTGACGAAGCTGGTGAAGGCGCTCAAGGCGCTGGTGCCGTTGCTGAAGAAGGCCGGGACGCTGTTCGAGGACGCGGGCAAGGCGTTCAAGGGTCTCAAGGGCGGCAAGGTCACTCCGCCGCCGAAGACGAAGGACCTCTCCGGCACCCCGAAGGCCCCGCCGGTGAAGACCCCCGGCGGCGACGGCGGCGGCACGCCCAAGGGCGGCGGCTACGAGGGCACGCCGAAGGACTACACCCCACCCCCGGGCAAGTCCGGTGCGGACGACTCCACGAAAAGCTCCGGCTACGAGGGCACGCCGAAGGACTACACGCCGCCGCCCGGCAAATCCAGCGGCGACGACAGCACGTCGGCCTCGGGCTTCAGCGGCGACGCCAAGGACTACACCCCGCCGCCGGCGTCGAAGGGTGGCGACGACTCCACCCACGCATCAAGCTCGGGCGGCGGTGGCTCTTCCGGAGGTGGTGGTGGAACTCCGCCGCCGGTGAAGAGCGACCCGCCCCCGCTCAAGACCGATCCGGACCCGGTGCCGGCGGGCGCCGGCGGTGGCGGCACCCCGAAGGGCGGCACGCCCAAGAGCGCTCCGCCGTCGAACAAACCGGACAACCCGCGCGACACCTCGGTCGACAAGGACAGCCGCTTCTGTGCGTCGGACCCCGTCGACGTCGCCACGGGCGAGATGATCCTCGACCAGACCGATCTGGTGCTGCCGCTGGACCTCGAGCTCTCGCTCGAGCGCACGCACGTCTCCTCGTACCGCGCCGGGCGATGGTTCGGCCGCTCCTGGGCGTCCACAGTGGACCAGCGCCTGGAGGTCGACGACGAGGACGTCTGCTACTTCTCGCCCGACGGCATGGTGCTCGTGTACCCGCTGCCGGCGCCGGGCGCCACGGGCCTGCCGGTGGAGGGGCCGCGGCTGCCGCTGACCCGGCGGCTCGACGGCGGCTACGTGCTGGAAGAACCGTTGCGTGGCACCAGTCTCCGCTTCGACCCGGTGGTGGGAGAAGCTCCCGGCGTGCTGCCGCTCACGGCGGTGGCCGGGGCCGGGCAGCGCTTCGACGTCGACTACGACCGGACGGGGCGCCCGGCGCGGATCCGCCACTCCGACGGGTACGAGGTCGCCTTCACCGTGACCCGCGACCGGATCACCGCGATGTCGGTCGTGAACCCCGCCTCGGGTGAGAGTGTGCTGGTCACCCGCTACGGCTACGACACCGACGGCCGGCTCACCCAGGTCGTGAACTCCTCGGGCCGCCCGATGCTGTTCGACTACGACACCCAGGGCCGCGTCACGGGCTGGCAGGACCGCACCGGCACCTGGTACCGCTACGTTTACGACGCGGCCGGCCGGTGCGTGAAGACGGTGGGGGACAAGGGTTTCCGCGACGGCACCTTCGCCTACGACCGCGAGCGCCTCGTCACCGTCTACTCCGACTCGCTCGGCCACCGCACCGAGTACCACCTCAACGAGGCCAACCAGGTCGTGCGGGAGGTCGACGCGGCGGGCCACGCCACGGAGTCCACTTGGGACC
Protein-coding regions in this window:
- a CDS encoding response regulator encodes the protein MTIRLLLADDQALVRQALCALLELEDDFAVVASVGRGDQVVDAALAEQPDVALLDIEMPGLDGLAAAAVLAKKAPGCRVVMLTTFGRAGYLRRAMEAGAVGFVVKDAPAETLADAIRRVVAGERVVDPALAVATLAAGESPLTARERDVLIAARSGVSVAEMAATLYLSEGTVRNYLSAAIAKTGTRNRMEALRVADERGWL
- a CDS encoding NmrA/HSCARG family protein, with amino-acid sequence MPWWGATGSQGGGLARAILDDPQGPFSLRALTRDVESPAAKELAARGAEVVAADLDDETSVLRAFEGAYGAYVVTNFWVQRTPEEEAARTRAQMELDQAEIAARAAKKTGLKHVVWSTLEDTRPHFEHQGLELPTLLEKYTVPHFDAKGEGNRFFTEHGVPTTFLETTFYYESLLQGQGVHRGADGKLALTNPMGDSVMALVASEDIGRTAYGIFLAGPTYIGRTVGLAGAHYTGVQLAELFTNVLGEEVVYRPQTHDEARAAGYPGAVEVGNMYQFYADAADSFVESRDLERVRRINPRLTSLEEWLREHKSELVTD
- a CDS encoding MerR family transcriptional regulator — translated: MSEGLTVGRAAALVGVSVKTLHHWDAIGLVRPSERTSAGYRVYSGDDIARVHRVLVYRELGFPLAEIGRLLDDPAVDARAHLRRQRTELVDRISRLETMVSAVDRMLAAAKTGIRLTPEQQVEIFGSDWRPEWVGEAETRWGDSPQWTQYTERAAKLSPADWQEVVARVEKLNADLATAHQTGVTPGSAEANDLAERHRASMTTYFDCPHARHVCLGRLLAEDEGFAGYYSGFSPDLAPWLREVINANAAAHGVDPETATWD
- a CDS encoding VOC family protein; translated protein: MNEYTSPVPMPALDAIAPEPYRGIYGMPMFPMIPTADLEESKDFWLRGLGFIDLFSIPGRLTHLRRWAFQDVLLVPGEVTPGSALAISFSCVLSQIDEVAARCEQLRPGCTSGPEEKPWNSVELTVETPERVRIVLTAARPIDPDGAQADELRAVGFDIPRG
- a CDS encoding zinc-binding dehydrogenase → MSGLPATMRAARFDAASKKLSVETVPVPAPGRGEVVVKVAACGICHSDLTQLDGHFTPKLPVITPGHETAGTVAAVGEEVGFWSPGDRVVVAAGRPCGTCRECRQGGGIDVCEKLEIMAFDYDGAWAEYVVTPATTLVGVPEHVPLEQAAVLADAVSTPYGAVDTAGLRPAEAVGIWGLGGLGTHLVQLARLCGASPIVALDPLPAARERALGLGADFALDPLDEATPDKLAEITGGHGLDVAFDCVGRGASVKQADRALGHRGRLVLVGMSPDHLDLGAELNFVRRRHTVVGHLGYRMKHLSDLVELVARGRLDVSGSVSAILPLEEAAEGVRRLREHEGDPIRILLRP
- a CDS encoding VOC family protein, with the translated sequence MPILSALGGVHHLRLTVTDLDRSRAFYTEVLGFGVAAESPGSPDDPAIRADRDALYGGVVLANENLILGLRPVAEKADRFESERVGLDHLSFQLGSMARLREAQERLDATDVVHGTIRELPAFGIAILSVNDPDGIHLELTAALE
- a CDS encoding GlxA family transcriptional regulator codes for the protein MDVAVFVVDGVADFGLTAVLEVLRTANGLASDLPDPPRPFGIRTVSAGGAVRSAHGYTIPAEPVKTVLAEGPDLLLVPAVEIPQPEALVREVSGASGRTVVHALNAAREAGVRVAAACTATFYLAEAGVLDGVRATTSWWLGPMLRRRYPRVEVDETRTLCVGEDVITAGGALAHLDLALSLVAASSPALADLVSRYLLIGNRTTQQDFAAPEILARGNPLAAAFERRVRSRLGESLQVAALAGELGVTERSLQRTRQAELGMSPRELITEIRLQRAIHLLRTTGLTVDAVAARVGYLNGGTLRTLIRRRRGLSVGEVRGSGSPWLSAPLPVPSPD
- a CDS encoding Bcr/CflA family multidrug efflux MFS transporter produces the protein MTNRLEAAPGAGVSAGGGQLKLVLILGVLVALGPLSIDMYLPALPTIAQDLLTSESTIQLTLTGTVLGLALGQLLVGPLSDAFGRRIPLITGSLIHVAASLLCLVAPNVELLTGARILQGLGASAGAVLALAVVRDLYTDRNAAKLLSRLILVMGVSPVLAPTLGSALLSWTEWRGVFVVLAVIGLASAIAAALALPETLPKQRRQPWELKATVRSYRGLLTDRSFIGLVIVAGLAMAGLFAFISGGSFVFQQEFGLNQQQFGLLFGASAIWLIAATQVNARLMNRYEPAQVLVVASVAAVVAAAVLLVTALTGFGGMFGVAVPVWAVLFFAGLILPNAPAVALNSHGDNAGTAASLLGAVQFGIGAAVSPVVGLIGNNAAAMGIVMFSGILLAGVVLWVVARPWELTVPDESAGDERVTEPSAQPEPKAVACADAV